The genome window AAATGTTTTCCAAGCGACAAAAAAAGATGAAGTGAAGATTTATTTCTTTGATACTCCGAATAGAGCTTTTCTAAATGAAGATTATATCCATCGTTTACGTGTCTACAAAGGAAGCAATAAAATGGATATCACGTATAAAAAGAGATTTGTAAATACACCTCTGGATGAAGCGATTGCTATCACAGAAAGTCATGGCTTCACGGGAGCAGAATCTAACTATAAATTTGAAACGGATATTAAGGGTGACAATCGTACGTTCACAATAAGTCGTAAGGAATCATTAAAGACTACATCTAAAATTTCTTATGATGCAGTGGATACAAGTGCCGCTAAAAAATTAATTTTAGAAAATGTTCCGAAGAAAGTTTTAAATTGGGATTCTGAAGCATGGTATCAAAATACATTATCTCAAGCTGTCGTATATGGTCCTGCAAAAGCTACAACATATAAAGGAAGCTTTGCGGGCTATGCGGCGGATATTGAAGTTTGGCAATATCAAGGGGAGATTATGGTAGAGTTATCAACGAAAGAGGATGATGCATTAAAGGCCGCTGTTATAGAAAGAGAATGGCATGATCGATTAGCAACAGCAGGTTATTTAAGTGAAGATCAACGCGGTAAAACGGCATTTGTAATGGATAAGTAATAAAAAATATTCTTTAAAATTCGCGACACTTCTGGGAATAGCGAACAAGCCGAGGTGCTAGAGTATCTACAGTGGCTTGTCACTCGTTTGGAGAAGTAGAGCGAATTTTTTTGGTGTGAAGTAGGATAGAAGGTAAATAAAAACAAAGAAAAATTTGTTCTAACTTTTTCAATTTAGCTTACACTTACTATAGGACGAACTTAGTGTTGAACAAGGGAGGAAATGACATAGCGAAAAAAATGGGAATTGTCGCGCTACTTTTATTCGGTGTTTATGTGCTGTGTATGTATTGGTATATATTCCATAGCGGTGGTGGTACAATACCACGAGCGTTGCAAGGAACAGCTGCGGATCCAGTGATGTTTATGTCTGAAAAAGAACTATACTTAAGTGGTGAATATTCTAAAATACGGAACTTCCTATTCTTTGTTGCTACACCTTTGGAATGGTTAGTCTATTTCATGATATTAATTATGGGCGTATCACGTTATTTCGAAAAGGTGGCGACGTCACAAACAAAATGGAAGCTGTTGCAAAATGCAGGTTACTTATTCTTATTATCACTTTTACTATATGTTGTACTATTCCCACTCGATTATTATCGTTACAATTTAAGCAAAAGCTATGGTATTAGTACACAAGGGTTTTCGTCATGGATGCGAGATGGCATTATCGATTTTTGGGTCAGCTTTGGCATGAGCTTTATCATTGTGTCTGTCATTTATTGGCTCATCAAAAAAAGTGCAAAAAGATGGTGGCTGTATACTTGGTTTCTAACGATTCCATTCACAATATTTGTGATGTTCATTCAGCCTGTTGTCATTGATCCGTTATACAATGATTTTTATCCGTTGAAAAATAAGGAGCTAGAGGCGAAAATCTTGTCTCTTGCTGAACAGGCAAATATACCAGCAGAGCATGTATATGAGGTCAATATGGCAGAAAAAACGAATGCCTTAAATGCTTATGTAACGGGTATTGGCAGTAATTCGAGAATCGTGCTATGGGATACAACCTTAAATCGTTTAACAGATAATGAAATATTATTTATCATGGCACATGAAATGGGACATTACGTAGAGAAGCATATTTATTTTGGTATTGCAGGATATCTTTTGTTGA of Lysinibacillus agricola contains these proteins:
- a CDS encoding M48 family metallopeptidase; the protein is MAKKMGIVALLLFGVYVLCMYWYIFHSGGGTIPRALQGTAADPVMFMSEKELYLSGEYSKIRNFLFFVATPLEWLVYFMILIMGVSRYFEKVATSQTKWKLLQNAGYLFLLSLLLYVVLFPLDYYRYNLSKSYGISTQGFSSWMRDGIIDFWVSFGMSFIIVSVIYWLIKKSAKRWWLYTWFLTIPFTIFVMFIQPVVIDPLYNDFYPLKNKELEAKILSLAEQANIPAEHVYEVNMAEKTNALNAYVTGIGSNSRIVLWDTTLNRLTDNEILFIMAHEMGHYVEKHIYFGIAGYLLLTLLGLWLSAKCMRWLIGRHGHVLKIKKISDIGSYPLFLLITSVLLFASNPLSNYISRYQEMRADQYAISLTGERESAVTAFQKLTISGLSEVNPQLLVKWFRYTHPPMLERIYKVAENVDEKKEEPLKEVPLKEEQKKEQQKK